CAACTTCTACTATTCTGACCAGGTTTACAGTAGGCCTTGGCCGGTTAACCAGTATTTTGATCACCGTACTGATCAGTCCTGAAATAAAAGTGAGTATCACAAAAAGTGCTTCTCTTCGGAATTTGAAGACATAAAAGACTATTGCTACTGCTAAGCCCATAAACATCGGAACAGGAAAGGCGCCAAACCAGCTAATCAACTCCATCATCTTATCCAGTTCAGGACCCTGAGTGGACTGTACTGCCGCAGAAACTTTTAAATCAATAGCCGATGGTGGAAACAATGCTACAAGGAAGGATAAAAACAAAAACCCCGAACACAGGATTATTAAAAGCCAGATCAAAAATCTTTTTCTACTTACAGTTGTGGTATCTATCAATTTATACAAGATTACAGGAAATACCAAAAATACAAATCATAATGGGAACCAATGACCAGTCCGGATATCAAAAATTGGCAATATTTTGATATTAATTTAAATTATATAATATTTTATCCAATTAATTTAAGTTAATGAGTTTTGAGAAACATTATCGCTATATTGTTACAATTATGGTCCTTACATCTACCCTGGGCCATATACCCTACCTATGGAAAAAGAAAAATTAACACCTGTCTGGTACCCTGATCAGCTAACCGTCAAATTACGAGAAGATGCTGCATCTTTTAGTTTTGAGGTTAAAAACTATAGCCGTTTTCCTAAGCGGATGCAGGTCGGTTTCCAAAAAAATATTGCTTCTTTTTTGGGAATCTCTCTCCAAAAGCTCAGTAGCTTTCGCAGTAAAAAATGAGCAATAAAAAAGGCAGAAACGTTTCTATAACGTCCTGCCTTTTTTATTGAGAAGCTTGTAATTAACCTGCCAAAGGCACATTCGCAACCAGGTCTTCTTTTAAATCAGCAACAAAGTGATCAATCTGTTCCTTACTTACGCCAGGCATACAGATTACATGGCTGTTACCATCTTCAGTTGCAATCTGCCATTTCTGTCTCAATGCGATAGAAGGAGCAGGAAATACAACCGTTAATGCCGAAGGATTAGTCCATGCTTTAACGCCGATGGCATTCATAGTTTTAACCGTATAAGCTGCGATTTCCAGACATTCCAGCGCACGCTGCTTCAACCCTTCTTTGCCTAATTTCTTAATCGCATACCACATAAAGATGGGACTGTGACCATTACGGCTGCCAGTAATTGTAGTATCCACTGTGCCTATATAAGGAATTGCTTTCCCGATTCTGTCTTTATAGTTCTTTTTAACCAGTACCAACCCGCAAGGAATAGGCGAGCCAATAAATTTGTGTCCGCTAATCGCCATACTATCTGTACCATTTGCAAAATCAAACCCCGGTTTAAGATCTAATAGTGCACTGTAAGTACCTGCTAAAGCTGCATCACAATGGATGTAATGATTTTTTATCGCCTGTTTGCGTAAAATTTGCTGGATCTGCTTTAAGTCATCTTTCGCTTCCATCATCGTTGTACCAATATTGGCCAGGATAATTACAGGCTGATCACGGTGCATTTGTACCATTGCATTTAAATCCTCATAATCCATTTCCCCGTTTTCCTGTGTTCTGATCACAATACTACGCAGATTCAATAACTGGATATTCTTTTGTACACTGTAATGAGTTGCTTCCGAATAATAAACGATTCCATTCGGATATAATTCTCTCGCTACATATAAACCATATAAGTTTCCTTCCGATCCACCGTTGGTTACATATCCCCACCAGTTCTTTGCAGGTGCATTAAACAGTTCTGCGAAAAATTCTAAAACTTCCAGTTCCAGCGAACGCGAATTCAGGTCATAAGTAGACTCTACCCATGGATCACCCACATTATTTAAAGGCAGTTTAAGCAACGGGTATAACTCTGAATAATCAAAGTCTTGCGCAATAGGATACCCAATAAAATATTTTGAGCGTTCCTCTGCCATTTTCATATAAGTACTCAGACGATCATTATCCTGAGTGTTCAATTGTGTTTTCATTTGGGGCCTGCGTATATGGTATTTAATTCTTCAAAATTATACACCTGCCATATTATTTTCTTTGATTAAATGATATTCAATAAAAAATACTGTTTAGAATTACATTCACAGTAAAAAATATCATATTTGCACCTTGCTGAATCCCATTTCAGTAAAATACAATGATTGATAAATTAGATAAGCTGGATACCCGTATTTTAAATATCCTTCAAAAAGACTCCTCATTAAGCACTAAAGATATAGCGCAGCAGATTGGGCTTAGTGTTTCTCCCACCCATGAACGGATTAAAAGATTAAAAACA
The sequence above is drawn from the Pedobacter cryoconitis genome and encodes:
- a CDS encoding phosphatase PAP2 family protein, which codes for MFPPSAIDLKVSAAVQSTQGPELDKMMELISWFGAFPVPMFMGLAVAIVFYVFKFRREALFVILTFISGLISTVIKILVNRPRPTVNLVRIVEVAKQQSFPSGHTLFYTIFFGFLLFLMWNLKQINLVLRIIVALLSAFLIVTIPFSRIYLGAHWVTDVLGGFILGLICLYFIVILYLKKTQ
- a CDS encoding histidine decarboxylase yields the protein MKTQLNTQDNDRLSTYMKMAEERSKYFIGYPIAQDFDYSELYPLLKLPLNNVGDPWVESTYDLNSRSLELEVLEFFAELFNAPAKNWWGYVTNGGSEGNLYGLYVARELYPNGIVYYSEATHYSVQKNIQLLNLRSIVIRTQENGEMDYEDLNAMVQMHRDQPVIILANIGTTMMEAKDDLKQIQQILRKQAIKNHYIHCDAALAGTYSALLDLKPGFDFANGTDSMAISGHKFIGSPIPCGLVLVKKNYKDRIGKAIPYIGTVDTTITGSRNGHSPIFMWYAIKKLGKEGLKQRALECLEIAAYTVKTMNAIGVKAWTNPSALTVVFPAPSIALRQKWQIATEDGNSHVICMPGVSKEQIDHFVADLKEDLVANVPLAG